TGGACACTGACAGGCACTGAACACggtcatttttaaatataatttattgaTGTTACATAAACATATTTATGATTCCAGTGTTTTGCAAAAAGGTGCTGTAAAGATCATCCCAATGGGAAGGACATAATAGTGAGCAGAGGTTAGCCATGAAACAGACGCTCACCTGCCATCAATACAAGCTTCCTGTATTAGTAATTGGCTCAGGCTATTTTTAATAATccatatttttatgaaaaaataataatttgttcaGTGATAAGAGTTCCGTAGAAACTGAATGGCTGACAATTCCAGCTGACATGAGAAATTCAAGTGAAGTACAGAAATTACATTAGTTCTGTTTAATTTCTTCTTGCCCTGTTggtctagatcagcagttctcaaactgaggttgccagggctggctaaGACTTGCAGAGGCCCGGGACCAAAGCCAAACCCCACCATCCGGGTCCAAAGCTGAAGCCCtgtgtggtggggctcaggttataggctccctgcctggggctgaagcctttagGCTTTGGCCCCCCAACCTAGGGTGGGGGGGCTCAGCCATCTGAGGCAGTGGGGCTCGGACAGGCTCAGCCTTCGGTCCCCCattctggggtcatgtagtaatttttgttgacaGAAGGGTGTCACGGTGCAATGAGGTCTAGATTCCCTCTGCAGAGCAGTAACCATAAGGCACTTCTTCTACACTCTCCCATTAGCAGGCTGCTCACTCAGTAGTTATCTTGATATGATTTCCTGCCACACATTTAAAACTAAGTTGTTCTCCCCCTCGGTTTAATTACACCAGATTTCTGCTACTCTAATATTTCAGATGATAAAATCTGCATCTTTCCCTAACACAACTGACAATTAACTGAAAAGCATCTTATGACCCATACCATCCTCCACTACTGAATACTAAGAGCTAAGATCCAAAGCTGGATCTGCACCCTTGATATTCACTCCGATTTACAGAATGAAGGTGCTTCCTTGCGTTTTCAATCGTAACTTTTGCTTGTGATGCGAGGAGAGGATTGCTCCATGTGTTCGGAGAAGCTAGCACATGTCTGATCCAAGGAAAGTGCTCTAACTGGGTGCACTGTAGTGTTACTCCTATGATGACAATTAACCTCAGTGGATGCTCTTCTGAGCTCCAGGTTAacctcaaacaaaaaacaaacaaacattaccCTCATCAAGAAAGCTCAAAGAAATTTCCAAGGTGCCTACCGCCTTCTGTTCTCTGCATAGAAGCAACGGTGTGTCCCTTACTCTTCCCTCAGATACAAGTTTGTCCATTTCATGACAGTGCTGTCAGAGGCCAGCTCCCCTCTCTTTAAAGATGTGTAAGATGTTCATCGAGGTTGGCTATAGCattcttgtttatttcatttctttgCCGATTCTACTATATATAGTCTCCCGCGCACCAAGTCCAAAACTGAAAAGGGAATATTTAAGAACaacccagacagcaaatgtaaactTGGCAAGACTCCAGATCCTCGCTGCAGCTTTCTTCACTGACTTGTCGAAGGAGAAACTGATCCGTGTCACAGTCTACTGGAAGCCTGAACCACTTTTGAACTGGTTCTTCTGTTCAGTGCTTTGCAGATAAACACACCTGCCTCCATCAGCTTCTGTAGATCCACTCCCTTTAGGAGAGAGAAATACAACAGTTTGTACATGCGCCTGCTGTGTGGGCTGCACAACTACACCACCACGTTCCAGACTGGTGGGCACTTTCGGAAAATGGTCTGCTGTTTTGGTAAGACTCTCGGCAACTGCTCACTAGTGCAGCTCTGACAGCGGCATTTAAAGTCCTGCATTCCTTAGTGTGCACTCAGGGAAAAGGGGGGAGTGAGAAGCTCAAAATCAAAGGCACCATAAAGGAGCGAGGCTAAATCCAGAGGAAGTGAGGCAGGAGAAGGGACACAATGATCTTTGAAGTCAGAACAAGGATCAGACGTCCCCATATTCTCTCCCCTGTGCACTCGTAGAACGGTGGCATGTAGGAAGTTCGTTCCCTATTACTGCTCAGCGTGGGCTGGGTTTTCTGGCTGTTTGCTTTAACACCTCCAagcccaggctccctgcttcCAACTCATTCCCTTATCCTTGCTGTGACAGACAAGGGCTCTTTCAGCCAGACAGAGCCTCGCTGTATTTGTGTGGCAGCCACGCGAGTACGGGGAAGCTACGTCTGGCAGTCAGGGTGTCTGTAGGTTAAGTTTCAAAGCCACGTATCGAGGCCTGATGGACGCCCCATTAGAGAGAGCAGTTTGAGCGCGCAGTGCCACGACAGCTGTGAGCCCGCTGTACTTACGGTATGAATCCCCAGGCCATGGAGCATGTACACCAAGTCTTCTGTAGCTACATTTCCTGATGCTCCTTGTGCATACGGGCAGCCTCCGAGACCAGCAACTGAGGAATCGACCACACTCACACCCATCTGAATATAAAACAGGCAGCTGTAAAACTGTCTGCAGCTCTGGTCCCATCGTACTGTAAATCAGAGCAACAACACTGCCCACGTATGGGCCACAGGTACAAGCATCCTCTGGCCTGGGGAAAAGTTTGAATACAGaactgaacaggcattctggactGTGCCCCGGTCAATCCCTCGCTCCTggctgggcaggggtgagctgtgcTGCAAATGCAGCCAAATCCAGGCAACTGACAGTCCTGAGAATCGCTAGTCTGGTCTCTAATCCAGCCCAGATAGGTGAAGCACGCAGCGCACTCTTGTTTTACTCTCATGTGTCACAAGATATGAGACCAGCCCGTATCAATGATGTTCCAACAGAAACATCCTATACTAGTTTGCGCATATGCCTGATTGTCTATTAACTCATTCTCAGGGCCGTGAGGTGCTAGTAACACCTCCCTCGCTACAGCAGTTTGACAGACTATTGTAATTTGTGAGCAAAGCACTGGCTGCAGCAAACTTACCAAGGCGCTTGTTTCAGATACTACTCACTGCACAGAACATTGAGTCTAGTTACTGCAGCCCATATGGAACCCAGCATAATCCATTACTCGGATCCCACTGGGTGAAGAACCCCAGGTGCTGATGTACCTGACCCAAACCGAGGCACAACTACGGGACTTGTGACAGTTTCCACTCACACCCACCATGATTTTCTTGGTTTGCATATATACCTACACAGGTACACACAGGAAAGGGGAGAGTGAAAGACCCTCAGCACATGAGGGGAGACAAAACCCACAGATATTGTTCATTGAAGTAGAGGAACACTTACCTGCAGTGCTACTAAGGTGTTGGCAAGAgcctgcccataggtatcatggCAGTGAACAGCAAGGGCCCTAACAGGTACCTCTTTCATGACGGCAGAGAGCATTTCCTTCATGCTCCCAGGGGTCCCAACACCAATGGTGTCACCCAGGGAAATCTCATAGCACCCCATGGAGTACATCTTCTTGGATACCTGCCCCCAAAATGACACATTTACTGAGAAAACAGATTCGCTAttaggatcccaaagcacttcacaaattgAGACACACGCTATAGAGAGGGATCGTTTCACTTGCCCTgaaaaatgcagccacctctggggtggaacagaacaatcATTAGACTGCACCCAGGAACACTAGATATGCACAGTTGAGGACAAGAAGTGATGAATACCACTTCCAGTTAAATCTGTCTTAGCATTCACTTCCTCACTGAGCTGGCAATTGGCAAGAACATCCCTAATTCTCGGTGGGAGATGTGGTCATTAAATTTCCAGGTGCATCTCCACAAGCAAACAGCAGGCTATTCTATCTCGTGCAAAAAGCAAACCACCAAGCAGCTCAGGGCACCTGATTCTTGTCCCAAGCATACAGAGGAGCAGATAGCCTCTGGCTACATTTATGCTGTACTCACCTCTGCAACCTTAGCTGGGGCAATCTTTCCTTCATAGGGACAACCAAGAACACAAGAGACATACCTGCAGTGAAAGCCTGAGATTAGCAGGGGGAATTTGGAGGTGGTGGGGGAATAAAATAGAGGCTAAGTCAGTCACAGTACATGCAGCGTTCTAAATAATGGGAAATTTTTACGAGTTTTCCAAAAGCCAAAGGGTGGAATTCCATGGACAAAGGCTTATGGTCTCCATAATAATCCCCTCTGCACAAAGAAACAGGCAGCCATTACTGGGGTCAGGCACTCCGCTAACCATTGAATACTTCACACCACATTGCAGGGAGTGTGTGTGAAAACTAACTGATGTAATTCTGGATCCTTTggtacagtggctctcaaccttttcagacgaCTGTACTCCtctcaggaatctgatttgtcttgtgtacccccatatttcacctcacttaaaaccgACTTTCTTACAAAACCAGACATGAAAATACAGAAGTGCCACAGGACACTGAAAAATTActgactctctcatttttaccatataattataaaataaatcaattggaatataaatataggCCTTACACTTGagcgtatagtatatagagcagtataaacaagtcgctgtatgaaattttagtttgaactgactttgctagtgctttttatgtagcctgttgtaaaactaggcaaatctctagatgagttgatgtaccccctggaagccCTCTGTGTACccgattgagaaccactgttttgaTAGATCCcaagatttaattaaaacattaagAAAACTGAAGCTTAACAGCAGTGAAATCTGCTTTCCACTGGGCAAGGAAGATTTTATTATTTGAGACCTATTCACGTGCATCCCACAGCTCTGACAGAACTGAATTTGAGAGACCTAGTCATATGCTGTACAGTACTCCTCGCCAGGAGCTCAGTTCAGGACAAGTTACTCTTAAAAGTGACCTCAGCAGGGTTTGACCATTGTAGAAGAGAGGAAGATTACTCAATAATGGTATCTGGTCAATGAAAGGGGATTAGGGTTCTTTTGTTTCCAAAGTCAGGCAGGCAGCACCAACTACAGTCAAGTGGTCATCACCTCCCCAATCATATTAGCCTTGGGTACTTCTAGCCTGCCCACACCTCAGTCATCTTCCTTTTCCTATATGGTTTGACATCATTAGCACAGGTTAACAAACTGCTTTGATATAGCACTGGGCTCTCTTACCCTCTGACTGGAATACTGGCCTCTCCTGCTGCATGCATCACTTCACTGAACCTCTGCAAACTCTCCTCTATGGAGCAGTTAATGTTCTTCTTAGTGAAGAGTTCAGAGGCTGCTCCAAAGATAGACACCTCCTTGGCCCCTGCTGCCACCTTCCAACAGGGAGATGAGAAAGAACAGAAGGACTCATTGCTGCTGCTAATAAAGCACTTGTgaaaggtctgatcctgcaaggtgctgagcatcttccactcccattgatgtcaaatcCAACTAACAGGCCTCAGCTGCCACTGACTCAGCACCAAGCAGTTAAGCTCAGTGTTATCACTGGCTGCCTTGGACAGGTCAATATTCTTCTTGTTATACTTGCATGATTTACTGTGGAGCTTGGATTCTTGCACATCGCTGGTAGAGCTATGTGATAATACTGCCACTTCACATTTTGCCAAACAAGTATGTATCAGCAATAACCTCAATGGAATGAGAATTTGTGCGGCTGTAGCAGCCTGTACCAGTGACAGATATACGCTGAAGGAATAAAGCTATTTACTCCAGAGGTGAAGTTACAGATCATTACTGGAACAAAACCTTATTCTACTGAGGTTATTGGTTTTATAGGATTTgcaattttcaaatgtatttttccctcaggacaattttTCACAAAGACATTTTATACAGAGTATGTTGAAAAAACCCCTAATTTTCTTAGTCAGCCATGCTCTGTAGACCCTTTGCAATTTCTAAAGCTGTCTGTTTTTAATCAAACAGCTTTCTCCCTTACAAATCAGATTCTCATCTCAATTCACCCCACAGCAAAAACATAATCCTTAGTTTGCGACATCTGAGAGTGTCATGGAAATGATTGCAAAGCCATAAATGCAGCACTAAAGCTACTTTTGCTTCCACTATATCCTGCCAAAGTTCAGTTGTAGGACAGAAGGGTTTATTTAGACAGAAATACCACTTCTGATCaacagaagtgggggtggggcaggaatcaAGAACACACATTTTTGCATTATAAGTGGCATGTTTCAAGTTACCCACTAGGAAAGACCCTCTTTAGATAAACTAAAagagctgcctgctgcacttTGATATaacaaaaaacagaggaaatgTATAAAGTACAATTTCTACCTATCTCCCTCTTGTTT
Above is a genomic segment from Chelonoidis abingdonii isolate Lonesome George chromosome 25, CheloAbing_2.0, whole genome shotgun sequence containing:
- the HMGCL gene encoding hydroxymethylglutaryl-CoA lyase, mitochondrial isoform X1, whose amino-acid sequence is MVVAKRALPWLAASLRPVSSTAADSLPKQVKIVEVGPRDGLQNEKNIVPTQVKISFINMLSETGLPVIEATSFVSPKWVPQMADHTEVLQGIQKFPGVSYPVLTPNLKGFQAAVAAGAKEVSIFGAASELFTKKNINCSIEESLQRFSEVMHAAGEASIPVRGYVSCVLGCPYEGKIAPAKVAEVSKKMYSMGCYEISLGDTIGVGTPGSMKEMLSAVMKEVPVRALAVHCHDTYGQALANTLVALQMGVSVVDSSVAGLGGCPYAQGASGNVATEDLVYMLHGLGIHTGVDLQKLMEAGVFICKALNRRTSSKVVQASSRL
- the HMGCL gene encoding hydroxymethylglutaryl-CoA lyase, mitochondrial isoform X2, coding for MLSETGLPVIEATSFVSPKWVPQMADHTEVLQGIQKFPGVSYPVLTPNLKGFQAAVAAGAKEVSIFGAASELFTKKNINCSIEESLQRFSEVMHAAGEASIPVRGYVSCVLGCPYEGKIAPAKVAEVSKKMYSMGCYEISLGDTIGVGTPGSMKEMLSAVMKEVPVRALAVHCHDTYGQALANTLVALQMGVSVVDSSVAGLGGCPYAQGASGNVATEDLVYMLHGLGIHTGVDLQKLMEAGVFICKALNRRTSSKVVQASSRL